One window from the genome of uncultured Cohaesibacter sp. encodes:
- a CDS encoding FtsK/SpoIIIE domain-containing protein, which yields MTRTELIASVAAAVISEQLNAEPDGTHRICMLGLDGDVVCSIANATISDAFLAESVLVRIGSVFDPDRTLSNELLSDESITHWRHCKLPDGKRAVLFAATQAELQRNDKSVEKVTRIETDKLRLRYDDWMDAVGITEQYLDANKRVHLKAALRAANETHAARSIGAFADFVLEIADAIKVQGLPLQKAIDASLSAIRLPRYAGYFDRIPEKKRASSSEWAKIFKRLHQNIRPLLVRENDRGEPIDGQLKENYAAIEERLTELDRYAIEAFLDADLSADTWTDAQSHIVDLDWRTISEVFIGPRRAEKLPLGERTVKFFDDEFDDTLEDEERTLLSREIPKSPSDDLTDFFNNYQEHIARDKALYAAWEKYIYNNPQPYSNFFVGLIETLHRLRDCTHDKDITARKLVVSIPRSREKSFWRGKNARIMRYFAFRHRGISKLFGPNVIFKFGKLDEFYFPDVDQELSRVTSTARDARSLKFEVEFDPEGAKAKLLFVWEMPASAVATSMASDLIRIANFQGERALLPTADIARQSTSSKGRIQRIDLSDQNTIRDVANGSDGTMVAPNRDSGDRGDAFLSVLEELKPLISQNGSETIRVAFQEFMEQFSSAIRDWVGVSGDGVASATFISQAEAYGHVLDALIGSANNDRARERLWTELLRIGTGNVGGGTAAAVILPWHPLRLAEVHIKAKLVADLVNKAITSDEDDIFRADLLFHEKAIEQQAAFYPEVCVGFEDGRPLLLSVTDTSYDYSLAEQPQRRLNGSGEDAQDTEPSVAAKAFSAVGEQFLSLLPHERTNFSVVLYNAESKALPSALAVELSSKVEQENELQCDLLLTHSQPSRMRRIYEQQNVAVSDDTGSVMASEAARHFLSRLRVGFLDESRISGDEATRAADLVALQDVIARNANIVWKRAPGLARPSLIDYVPLKWSKRRPVGAADTATSVYLSAPVQPFVGQVYLNALHIFLHGDNAQIGDVIPAREVNFADGDISEVFKNSHRIGEWVVNYDELVDRRLLANNGVQVIRHIHDRNVDRNITVSTTSKPRLLHTLLKERLNRIDPSIVQQHGEAAVQKLTDQANYLSGHVVMRAARYGRYANELIGVVLSMEELKSGLGDRRLPIGWYFLDDFASWFGQKEEQIADIMAIAPRFVDGKPVLMIAFSEAKFVTSRGYRSHAKKSAKQLEETVLRLGRALDPSRARIDRDAWLHRIGDFMIEGMQPFDPELLGGWDLHRWSEEVREDIVPIVLVGFSHVFVHDEDEYVDAGGETPLKGTPHCVQQVYDKPRVASLLRAFVSDETSEASSLSAEQERHWRDALVSQPNKPSSKNEGIDYGDTQKSGANSNSSLRSIEDDLVAIEPASEKIDEVAKGSNLTVEDIKNEAGSSAGQFENYPNILTKLPEMPSQQLAEWLGSGSGDCDDTAAQKWLDNTVIRLQRALRGYDMTAELIGSRLTPNAALVRLRGSDDLTLPKVEKRRQELLTSHAIDVINVLAAPMEIVIMVRRPNRAILRLKDLWRKRELPSTAPVSNTSLLLGAKEADGDLLYLNVGDGFGGLQPHGPHTLIAGETGSGKGVLVQCLLLDICATNDPQSARIKMIDPKAGIDFPWLRNMPHLDGGLITTREEAIEALEELVEEMERRNRLLAEAGVTKLSNYNRKVPKSERLPRIWMFHDELADWMLIDEYRDAVELNASRLGVKARAAGINLVLITQRPDKDALPMQLRANLTNRLVLKVADKRNSVLVLDEPGAERLLGRGHLAAKLSGEGEIILAQVPYADEDEIAELAALIQDAWTSPTN from the coding sequence ATGACTAGAACTGAACTAATTGCATCTGTTGCAGCCGCCGTCATTAGCGAGCAACTCAACGCAGAACCAGACGGGACACATCGTATCTGCATGTTGGGTCTCGATGGGGATGTCGTTTGTTCGATTGCAAACGCAACAATTTCCGACGCTTTCCTTGCAGAGTCAGTTTTGGTTCGCATCGGTTCAGTATTTGATCCAGATCGCACCCTGTCCAATGAACTATTAAGTGATGAATCCATTACGCATTGGAGGCATTGCAAGCTGCCCGATGGCAAGCGAGCGGTGCTCTTTGCGGCTACACAGGCGGAGCTGCAGCGCAATGACAAAAGCGTTGAAAAAGTTACGCGAATTGAAACCGACAAGCTGCGTCTACGCTACGACGATTGGATGGATGCAGTAGGCATCACTGAGCAGTATTTAGATGCGAATAAACGGGTTCATCTAAAAGCTGCCTTGAGGGCAGCCAATGAAACACATGCGGCTCGTTCAATCGGCGCATTTGCGGATTTCGTTCTAGAGATCGCGGATGCAATCAAGGTGCAAGGCTTGCCGCTACAGAAAGCCATTGATGCATCTCTTTCTGCAATTCGCCTTCCACGCTATGCTGGATACTTCGATCGCATTCCAGAAAAGAAGCGTGCTTCAAGTTCAGAATGGGCAAAGATCTTCAAACGGCTCCACCAAAATATTCGACCACTCTTAGTTCGAGAGAATGATCGTGGAGAACCGATAGATGGACAACTCAAAGAGAATTATGCAGCGATTGAAGAGCGTCTTACCGAACTAGATCGATATGCAATTGAGGCTTTCCTGGATGCCGATCTCTCTGCAGATACTTGGACTGACGCTCAATCTCACATCGTAGACCTGGACTGGCGCACAATCTCCGAGGTCTTTATAGGGCCGCGGCGCGCAGAGAAACTTCCACTAGGTGAACGGACGGTCAAGTTTTTTGACGATGAGTTCGATGACACGTTGGAAGATGAAGAACGTACATTGCTTTCCAGGGAAATTCCGAAGAGTCCGTCAGATGATCTGACAGATTTCTTCAATAATTATCAGGAGCACATTGCGCGCGACAAAGCGCTATATGCGGCTTGGGAAAAGTACATTTACAACAACCCTCAACCCTACAGTAATTTCTTTGTAGGACTTATTGAAACTCTGCATCGTTTGCGAGATTGCACACACGACAAGGATATTACTGCTCGGAAACTAGTAGTGAGTATCCCGCGCAGTCGGGAGAAGAGTTTTTGGAGGGGAAAGAACGCTCGAATAATGAGATACTTTGCTTTCAGGCATAGAGGTATCAGCAAACTTTTCGGGCCCAATGTGATCTTTAAATTTGGCAAGCTTGATGAGTTTTACTTTCCAGACGTAGATCAAGAACTATCTCGTGTAACGTCGACAGCACGCGACGCTCGGAGCCTCAAATTTGAAGTCGAGTTCGACCCAGAAGGTGCCAAAGCTAAGCTTCTGTTTGTCTGGGAAATGCCAGCAAGTGCAGTAGCCACCTCGATGGCAAGCGACCTCATTCGTATAGCTAACTTTCAAGGTGAGCGGGCGCTCTTGCCGACTGCGGATATTGCACGCCAATCCACAAGTTCCAAAGGCAGAATTCAACGGATAGACTTAAGCGATCAAAATACTATCCGTGACGTCGCCAATGGTAGCGATGGAACGATGGTAGCACCAAACAGGGATAGCGGTGACCGAGGGGACGCATTCTTATCAGTCCTTGAGGAACTTAAACCTCTAATCTCTCAAAATGGTTCAGAGACGATACGTGTGGCTTTTCAAGAGTTTATGGAGCAGTTTTCGTCAGCTATTCGCGACTGGGTGGGGGTGTCTGGCGATGGTGTAGCCTCCGCCACATTCATTTCTCAGGCTGAAGCATATGGACACGTTCTTGATGCACTTATTGGTAGTGCAAATAATGATCGTGCTCGTGAGCGCCTTTGGACAGAATTGTTGCGTATTGGTACTGGAAATGTGGGAGGAGGTACTGCTGCTGCGGTCATTTTGCCTTGGCATCCCTTGAGGCTAGCGGAGGTTCACATCAAGGCTAAATTAGTCGCTGATTTGGTGAATAAAGCTATTACCTCGGATGAAGATGATATCTTCCGTGCTGACTTGCTCTTCCATGAGAAGGCTATCGAACAGCAGGCCGCCTTTTACCCAGAGGTTTGTGTTGGGTTTGAGGATGGCCGACCGTTGTTGTTGTCTGTTACTGACACTTCTTATGACTATAGCTTGGCTGAGCAGCCCCAACGTCGCTTGAACGGAAGCGGAGAGGACGCTCAAGACACTGAGCCAAGCGTTGCGGCGAAGGCATTTAGTGCGGTAGGGGAGCAATTTCTTAGCTTGCTTCCGCATGAAAGAACAAATTTTTCCGTCGTACTATACAATGCAGAGTCAAAAGCCTTGCCAAGTGCTCTAGCCGTTGAGCTCTCCAGTAAGGTTGAGCAAGAGAATGAACTCCAGTGTGATCTCTTGCTGACGCACTCACAGCCGAGCAGAATGCGGCGGATATACGAACAGCAGAACGTCGCCGTGAGCGATGACACTGGCTCGGTTATGGCAAGTGAAGCCGCTCGTCATTTTTTGTCGCGTCTACGTGTCGGATTTCTAGATGAGAGCCGTATTAGTGGGGATGAAGCCACTCGAGCCGCCGACCTTGTCGCACTGCAAGACGTAATTGCCAGAAATGCCAATATCGTCTGGAAACGCGCTCCTGGTTTAGCTCGCCCATCCTTAATAGACTATGTCCCACTAAAATGGTCCAAGCGTCGCCCAGTCGGCGCTGCCGACACTGCTACTTCAGTGTACCTCTCCGCTCCAGTTCAGCCATTTGTTGGCCAGGTTTACTTAAATGCGCTGCATATCTTTCTTCATGGCGATAATGCCCAAATAGGAGATGTCATACCTGCTCGTGAGGTCAATTTTGCGGACGGAGATATCTCCGAGGTTTTCAAGAACTCCCACCGAATTGGAGAATGGGTAGTTAACTATGACGAGCTTGTCGACCGTAGATTGCTGGCCAACAATGGCGTACAGGTAATCCGGCACATTCATGATCGAAACGTAGATCGCAACATCACTGTTTCGACTACTTCAAAGCCGCGTTTGTTACATACCCTGCTCAAGGAAAGGCTTAATCGAATAGACCCTAGTATTGTTCAACAACATGGTGAAGCTGCGGTTCAAAAGCTAACAGATCAGGCAAACTATCTGTCTGGCCATGTTGTCATGCGTGCGGCGCGTTACGGACGCTATGCCAACGAATTGATCGGTGTCGTCCTATCAATGGAAGAGCTAAAGAGCGGTTTGGGCGATCGTCGTTTGCCAATAGGTTGGTACTTTCTGGACGACTTCGCATCGTGGTTTGGTCAGAAGGAGGAGCAGATTGCTGATATCATGGCGATTGCCCCGCGTTTCGTGGATGGAAAGCCCGTCCTCATGATCGCCTTCTCTGAAGCAAAGTTCGTTACTTCTCGTGGCTATCGATCTCATGCGAAAAAGTCGGCTAAGCAACTCGAAGAAACTGTTCTTCGACTTGGTCGTGCTCTTGATCCTAGTCGCGCTCGTATTGATCGTGATGCATGGCTCCACCGTATTGGCGATTTTATGATTGAGGGCATGCAGCCGTTTGATCCTGAGCTATTGGGTGGTTGGGACCTTCATCGTTGGTCCGAAGAGGTGCGGGAGGATATTGTTCCTATTGTCCTCGTTGGATTCTCGCATGTATTTGTCCATGACGAAGATGAGTACGTTGATGCAGGGGGGGAAACGCCGCTAAAAGGTACTCCGCATTGCGTGCAGCAAGTGTATGATAAGCCACGAGTAGCCTCACTGCTTAGAGCGTTTGTATCGGACGAAACAAGTGAAGCTTCTTCACTTAGCGCCGAGCAAGAGCGCCACTGGCGAGATGCGCTAGTCTCGCAGCCGAATAAGCCATCATCAAAAAATGAAGGGATTGATTACGGAGATACACAGAAAAGCGGTGCAAACAGTAATTCTTCATTGAGAAGTATTGAAGATGACTTGGTGGCGATAGAGCCCGCCAGTGAGAAAATCGACGAAGTTGCGAAAGGCAGCAATCTGACAGTAGAGGACATTAAGAATGAAGCCGGCAGCTCAGCCGGTCAGTTCGAGAATTATCCTAACATATTGACAAAGCTGCCAGAAATGCCTTCTCAACAACTTGCTGAGTGGCTTGGAAGCGGTTCGGGGGATTGTGATGATACAGCGGCTCAGAAGTGGCTAGATAACACTGTTATTCGCCTACAGCGAGCTTTGCGAGGCTATGACATGACCGCTGAGCTGATCGGATCTAGGCTGACCCCCAATGCGGCTCTTGTCCGTCTGCGTGGATCTGACGATTTGACACTACCGAAGGTGGAAAAGCGCCGCCAAGAGCTTCTAACTTCGCATGCCATTGATGTCATCAACGTACTAGCCGCGCCCATGGAAATCGTTATCATGGTTCGTCGTCCCAACCGCGCAATTCTTCGCCTCAAGGATCTATGGCGAAAGCGCGAGCTACCGAGTACGGCTCCCGTTTCAAACACGAGTTTGCTTCTTGGTGCTAAGGAAGCAGATGGCGATCTATTGTATCTGAATGTTGGAGATGGGTTTGGAGGTCTTCAGCCACACGGTCCTCATACGCTTATTGCTGGTGAAACGGGTAGCGGAAAAGGCGTGCTCGTGCAGTGCCTTCTCCTCGATATTTGCGCTACAAATGATCCGCAAAGTGCTCGTATAAAAATGATAGATCCAAAAGCAGGCATTGATTTCCCGTGGTTGAGAAATATGCCACATCTCGACGGTGGATTGATAACGACGCGTGAAGAAGCCATTGAAGCGCTCGAAGAGCTTGTTGAGGAAATGGAACGTCGTAACCGGTTACTTGCTGAAGCCGGAGTCACGAAACTTTCCAATTACAATCGAAAAGTTCCCAAATCTGAGCGCCTCCCGCGCATCTGGATGTTTCATGATGAACTCGCAGACTGGATGCTCATTGATGAATATCGCGATGCGGTGGAGCTAAATGCATCTCGCTTGGGGGTCAAGGCGCGAGCCGCAGGTATCAATCTCGTGCTCATCACGCAGCGGCCCGACAAAGACGCTCTTCCGATGCAGCTTAGAGCAAATTTGACAAACAGGCTTGTTCTTAAAGTCGCTGATAAGAGAAACTCTGTACTGGTGCTGGATGAGCCCGGTGCTGAACGGCTTCTTGGGCGGGGACACCTGGCTGCTAAGTTGTCGGGAGAAGGAGAGATTATCTTGGCACAAGTACCCTATGCTGACGAAGATGAGATTGCAGAATTGGCCGCTCTGATTCAGGACGCTTGGACAAGCCCCACCAACTGA
- a CDS encoding HipA domain-containing protein: protein MSNIEVFLDAHGNLRRVGLLRRHAGAGRERVTYEHDEKWLEIPEAFQFDPSLPLTRGIHTPPGRKEMFGTLGDSAPDTWGRELMRRKERRAAELEKRQVRALHETDFLLGVLDETRLGALRFRFEGEEEFLAPRGQGVPTIVALGKLLLASQRILRGDETDKDLLLICAPGSSLGGARPKASVFDQYDNLSIAKFPKETDVYSISRWEAIALDMARDSGISTIDYDLIPSDYGPVFITRRFDRTEGQRIPFISAMAMTEHNDGDEDGSYLEILDALADHGADPKKDRLELFRRIAFSILISNTDDHMRNHGFLWQGRRGWALSPCYDLNPVPDAPRILKTRIDFEDGTASLRLLGDVAEYFGTQSVTDDIIRQCVSVTKNWKQYAQRRHAPQGQFKIARMIPAFEHDDLEYALTI from the coding sequence ATGAGCAACATCGAAGTTTTTCTCGATGCCCATGGCAATCTGCGCCGTGTGGGGCTGTTACGCAGACATGCGGGAGCGGGCCGAGAGCGCGTTACTTATGAGCATGATGAGAAATGGCTCGAAATACCCGAAGCATTCCAGTTCGATCCGTCTTTGCCACTGACAAGAGGCATCCACACCCCTCCAGGAAGAAAGGAAATGTTCGGCACGCTTGGTGACAGTGCTCCAGACACATGGGGGCGTGAGCTCATGCGCCGGAAGGAGCGTCGTGCTGCAGAGCTGGAGAAAAGACAAGTGCGTGCTTTGCACGAAACGGACTTTCTTCTTGGAGTCCTTGATGAAACGAGGCTTGGGGCGCTACGGTTTCGCTTTGAGGGTGAAGAGGAGTTTCTGGCGCCAAGAGGGCAGGGAGTACCAACTATCGTTGCTCTGGGTAAGCTTTTGCTCGCATCTCAGCGAATCTTGCGTGGTGATGAAACAGATAAAGACCTACTTCTGATTTGTGCACCCGGTTCATCATTGGGCGGTGCGCGGCCCAAAGCGTCGGTTTTTGATCAGTATGACAATCTCTCCATCGCTAAATTCCCTAAGGAGACGGATGTCTATTCGATCTCCCGTTGGGAAGCGATTGCATTGGACATGGCCAGAGATTCTGGCATCTCCACTATCGACTATGATCTTATTCCCAGCGATTACGGCCCCGTTTTCATAACAAGGAGATTTGATCGAACTGAGGGACAGCGCATTCCCTTTATCAGCGCAATGGCAATGACAGAACACAACGATGGAGATGAAGACGGCAGTTACCTTGAGATTCTCGATGCTCTCGCCGACCATGGTGCTGATCCGAAGAAAGACCGCCTAGAGCTTTTCCGGCGTATCGCATTCAGCATCCTGATCAGTAATACCGATGACCATATGCGCAATCATGGCTTTCTTTGGCAAGGCCGCCGGGGATGGGCGCTCAGCCCTTGTTATGATCTCAACCCTGTGCCCGATGCTCCACGCATTTTAAAGACGCGTATTGATTTCGAAGACGGTACCGCATCATTGCGTTTGCTGGGAGACGTTGCGGAGTATTTTGGCACTCAAAGCGTGACAGACGACATTATTCGTCAATGTGTCTCGGTTACCAAAAACTGGAAACAATATGCCCAAAGACGGCATGCCCCACAGGGGCAATTCAAAATTGCCAGAATGATACCGGCCTTTGAACACGACGATCTGGAATATGCACTAACAATATAG
- a CDS encoding DUF736 domain-containing protein — MATIGTFKKNGTNEYTGEIVTLSVQAKGVRIIPDIRAIGDNAPSHRVLVGRAEIGAAWSKRSSEGRDYLGLKLDDPSFTAPIYANLFDDEDGESYILIWSRPNGHRGE, encoded by the coding sequence ATGGCTACCATCGGCACCTTCAAGAAGAACGGCACCAACGAATACACTGGCGAAATCGTCACTCTCAGCGTTCAGGCAAAAGGCGTCCGCATCATTCCCGACATTCGCGCAATTGGCGATAACGCTCCCAGCCACCGTGTTCTAGTCGGCCGTGCAGAAATCGGGGCTGCCTGGTCCAAGCGATCCAGCGAAGGTCGTGACTATCTTGGCCTCAAACTGGATGATCCCAGCTTCACAGCTCCGATCTACGCCAACCTCTTCGATGACGAAGACGGCGAAAGCTACATCCTGATCTGGTCTCGTCCCAATGGGCACCGTGGTGAATGA
- a CDS encoding winged helix-turn-helix domain-containing protein, giving the protein MQILLIEDDQTTSDYVRQGFTEAGHVCDVLFDGSDGLFQATREHYDVIIADRMLPGLDGLSMIKALRAAGKKTPVIFLTSIGGVDDRVEGLEAGGDDYLVKPFSFSELAARVAALSRRPALVHEETVLKIQDLEMDLVRHQVSRAGQVIDLQPREFKLLEVLMRAKGRVVTRTMIIEKVWGFHFDPQTSVIETHISRLRSKIDKPFETQLLQTVRNAGYSIQIPG; this is encoded by the coding sequence ATGCAAATACTTCTGATAGAAGATGACCAGACGACCAGTGACTATGTCAGGCAGGGGTTCACCGAGGCCGGGCATGTGTGCGATGTCCTTTTCGATGGTTCCGATGGTCTGTTTCAAGCGACCCGAGAACATTATGACGTAATCATCGCCGACAGGATGCTACCAGGCCTTGATGGCCTATCGATGATCAAGGCTCTGCGAGCGGCAGGCAAAAAGACTCCGGTTATATTCCTCACTTCGATTGGAGGGGTGGACGACAGAGTGGAAGGCCTCGAGGCCGGAGGGGATGACTATCTCGTCAAACCCTTCAGCTTTTCCGAACTGGCGGCAAGGGTGGCTGCCCTGTCCCGACGCCCGGCTCTCGTCCATGAGGAAACGGTCCTTAAAATTCAAGATCTGGAAATGGACCTGGTCCGTCATCAGGTGTCCCGAGCCGGTCAGGTTATTGATCTGCAACCACGTGAGTTCAAACTGCTGGAAGTGCTCATGCGCGCGAAAGGAAGGGTCGTCACCCGAACCATGATCATCGAGAAGGTGTGGGGGTTTCACTTCGATCCGCAGACCAGTGTGATTGAAACACATATCAGTCGCCTGCGATCCAAGATTGATAAGCCATTCGAAACTCAACTTTTGCAGACGGTACGCAATGCTGGCTATTCCATCCAAATTCCGGGTTAG